Part of the Halobellus ruber genome is shown below.
CCGTCGCCGTCGACGCCGATCACCGCCCACTCGTAGGTGGGGTCGACGCTCCGGAGCCGGTTTCGTACGTCCCCTGTTGCGGACTTCGGCGCGACGAAGCATCGGAACCGATACTCCGTGGACGGTTCGCCGCCGTCCGCGAGCGCGCGGCGGCTACGTAGGTCTTCGCCGTCTGCGACGGCCGTGACGCGCACGGTGCGCCACTTTCGCTCGGCGACGAACTCCGGCCCGTCGCCCGAAACGCTGTAGCCCAGCCGACGGAAGATCGTCCGGGCGTCCTCCGAAGGAGGCATGCTGACAGGGGGCATGTACAACCGGGTACAACGGCCGAC
Proteins encoded:
- a CDS encoding DUF7116 family protein; protein product: MPPVSMPPSEDARTIFRRLGYSVSGDGPEFVAERKWRTVRVTAVADGEDLRSRRALADGGEPSTEYRFRCFVAPKSATGDVRNRLRSVDPTYEWAVIGVDGDGEYDVYLPNAG